The following DNA comes from Gammaproteobacteria bacterium.
CAGGTAGCGCGAGAAGACAATTTGATTGCCTGTTTCATGTCCAAGCCGTTCATGGGTGTCTCGGCTTCCGGTTGCCACCACAACATGTCGCTATGGCGCGGTGGCGAAGATGTGGTTAATAAACTTGGCATGGAATCTCTTCCGGGTATGGAGGGCGCTTTCAGTTACCGGGTTGGCGGTGAAAACACCTTCATGCCTGATCCTTCAATTGACGAGCGAGCGCCAGGCACGATCGGATTGCAATCGATAGGTGGTGTTATCCAGCACCTGGGCGCGCTGACCTCGATTGGGTCTTCAACCGTTAACTCATACCGTCGTCTGTGGGATACCGGTTTCTGGGCGCCGATCTTTGCTGACTGGGGATACCAGAACCGCACCTGTGCGTTACGGGTATCCGCTCCGGGTCGTTTCGAATACCGTTCGGTAGACTCGATGGTGAATCCTTACTTGATGGGGGCTGCACTGTTGAAAGCTTTCGATGATGGTATCGACAACAATCTCGATCCAGGTGAAGCGGAAGAACGCAACATCTATGAAGCGATCGATGCAGGTAAAGACGTCAAGAAATTACCGATGTCACTTGGCGAAGCACTCGATGAATTGCGTGCCGATGAAGTCATCAAATCAGCCATGCCGGGCGAAATGTTCAAGGTTTTCGAGCATTACAAACGTGACGAGTGGGAGCGTTTTAATCATACGGTTACCGATTGGGATGTCGAAACTTATCTCGACTGTCTGCCGTAGGCTTGTTTCAAATTATTCCGGTGCGGGCTTGCTCTGCACCGGGATTTAGATTTAAGGCAGCCCCGGCAGCCTAATCTTTAACTCTAAGAGGATAATCTTATGTGTGGTATTGCTGGACTTATCTGGAAAGGTGGCGTGACCAGTGATATCGGTAGCGAGATGACCCAGATGCTTCAGGCGTTGAAGCACCGCGGACCCGACTCTACCGGTTTTGCGCTCTATGGTAAGGGCGAGGAAGGCGTGTACGTGCTGCGCTTCAAGGTGGCCGAGCAGGAAGACATGAAGACCGGTTTCGATATTCATCGGCTGGTTATCGAGCGCAAGGCCGCGGTTGATACACGCATGGCAGAACTGGGTGCCGAAGTCATCGAAAGAGAAGATGCCACCGAGTACGCGTTTCGCTATCACTTCAAATTTGACGGTGATTTGAAACGTTTAATCGATTTCATCGAAGACCTCGATGGTGTTGAAATCCTGTCGGTCGGTAAAGCGCTTGAATTGATCAAGGACTTAGGCGATGCAACCGTGGTTTCCGAGCAGTATGGATTGAAAGGCTTCGTCGGCACCCACGCGATCGGCCATACACGTATGGCGACCGAGTCGGACGTCGATATTC
Coding sequences within:
- a CDS encoding glutamine amidotransferase, which codes for MCGIAGLIWKGGVTSDIGSEMTQMLQALKHRGPDSTGFALYGKGEEGVYVLRFKVAEQEDMKTGFDIHRLVIERKAAVDTRMAELGAEVIEREDATEYAFRYHFKFDGDLKRLIDFIEDLDGVEILSVGKALELIKDLGDATVVSEQYGLKGFVGTHAIGHTRMATESDVDIRSAHPYWAYPFNDVSVVHNGQLTNYWTMRRDLERRGHRFMSNCDSELIAVYIADRIDRGDELEGAMRRTIDVIDGVFTYLVATGNQLGMAKDVMGAKPMVLYESDEFVGLASEEVAIRSIFPREIDTWDPYQGEVKVWAA
- a CDS encoding glutamine synthetase family protein, with translation MTDLQAHVEAPGRAELVKQVSEKIKETGVDYIYYQFISVTGRIVGKGIPAMHWERLAEKGFQLVYGSTANLFVDRHGDYIGYGPESSELVGIPDPETFCQLPWDKRIGRVFCTLFRNREERENPGGALTSDCRGNLRRIHNEFQDKHGLDMRCGTEPEMMWLKRGEDGKMSGGVTKPNCYHIDQFEELRPSFMKVIEYSIQMGLDIIQGDHEDAPGQLELNTQFDDVLRNADRLTTYRQICAQVAREDNLIACFMSKPFMGVSASGCHHNMSLWRGGEDVVNKLGMESLPGMEGAFSYRVGGENTFMPDPSIDERAPGTIGLQSIGGVIQHLGALTSIGSSTVNSYRRLWDTGFWAPIFADWGYQNRTCALRVSAPGRFEYRSVDSMVNPYLMGAALLKAFDDGIDNNLDPGEAEERNIYEAIDAGKDVKKLPMSLGEALDELRADEVIKSAMPGEMFKVFEHYKRDEWERFNHTVTDWDVETYLDCLP